One Candidatus Cloacimonadota bacterium genomic window, ACTCTCAGAAATACTTCATATTCCACATATCGAATTGGATACACTTTTCTGGAAGAAAAACTGGCAGATCGAGAAGAGGAACAGATTCCGGGAAAAAGTCTCTCGTGTTGTTAAGAAAAATCAATGGGTGATCGATGGGAATTTCAGCATTGTGCGTGATCTTGTTTGGAAACGCGCAGATACGATCATCTGGCTTGATTATCCATTTCATGTGATTTTCACGCAAGCACTTATTCGCTCGATAAAGAGGATCATCACAAAAGAAAAACTCTTTGCAGATAACGTTGAAAGTATCAAACAGACCTTTTTTTCTAAGAATTCAATTCTCTACTGGATTATCGTGTCTCATTGGGATTATAAACGCACATACACCCGTTTGCTCAGACATTCTAAGAAAGAAGTGATTATACTAAAGAGTACAAGAGAGAAAAATGAGTTTGTAAGGAGATTAGAAAGTTAAAAGGATAGAATGTTGGAAGGTTTGAATGTGTTGAAGAACTTTACTTATTTGAAGAAAAATTATTAAAATGAAATCAAGATAAAATGAAGATCATATACATCTATTATTAAATCATATTCCTAGCAAGCCCTTTCAAGAGCAAGGAATTTATTTTTAAGTTAAAATATAAGACCAATATTATCATTATTATCTCTATCTTGTGTTCTGCTAGTATTATCGGCTAAATTTCGCTTTAGACTAGTATGGCACTTTACTACTTGCACCAACATTATACTGCCACTTGTCATTCACATCACTTGTTTGAACCTGTCCGTTAAGATTAAAGTCAGATTCTATATATCCAGCTTGACCGACCTGTACATTCCAGTAGTCGTTCTTATCACTTGTTTGAATTTGTCCATTATTGTTTGCGTCACCAGCATACATTGCATAAACATCTGTTTCTACTTGTTTGAAACCTTCATCCCAGACACTACCAGAGGTGGTAAGATCAATACTTGTTGCCTGGTTTGCAAAATCACCAAAGGTATATGTAATCGCACTCATAATGCCAAGATGATTTCTGTGGTGAATAACAATATAATATTCAATATCTGTGGTATAATAGAAGGGGAGGTTGTGATTACCTTCAGTATTAACAATCATACCATTATCAAGAACAAAGGCATTCGCTTCTTTTACTGTCTCGCCGGTTTCTGTAGTACGTAGTTCAATGTAGATCCAGTCAATCAAGGTGCGATCAACTACATTTGGAAGTGCACCAATGTCTTCAGAATTATATGGTGAGATTGTTGGAAGTGTCAAGCCGTAATTATTCATTGTTCCACCTGCGATATATGGACCTTCAAGGAATACTTTCATGTCTGCATAAGCAGGAAGGTTATCCCGTGCAGCAGCGCTCCCATATACCCATTCAGATTGAAAACTTCTTATATGTTTTCCAACGATCTTATCAGCACTATTCTTAGTTTTAGATGGATTAAAAACAGAACATATACGATACGCATAAATAGAATCAGATCCTATTGAAGAAATCAACCTTGTTCTATAGTTAGATCCAGTACTTTCAGGTTCCCAATTATCAATCACTGTCCATGTTGTATCTGCACTTGGAACTGGATCTATAGATCGATAAACATAATAGTCAGTTACTTCAGCGCAGTTGCCCCCTGTACCTATGTAAAATGGATCATCAATCGACACTGTATATGTAAGGAGAATTAATCCACCATTATCATCTGGATTATCTGCAAATACTACACTTGTGGGGGGTGTAGGAGCTGAAGTTATGATTAAAGTTGTTGGAACAGTATAAGGAGAATCATCCGTATCATTGCTCGTTATAACAATATCAGCGTTATATGTGCTATCTGCTAATCCATTAGAATCAAATTCTACAAGTATTTCATCAGTAGGATTACTACCAGGTATTGAACCATTTACACTTGATCCTCCATTCAAAGTAATCCAATTATATGATGCTCCTATTGTACCAGTAATTTGAACATCATCTATACAAACTCCATATCCATAATTAGTTATGCCTTCAAATGCAATATAATAAGTTGAAGAAGGATCGGGTAATGTAATTTCCCTTAATGTCCAGTCAGTGGTGTTTGTGGAATATGTTTGTAATAAATTCCATGAACTACCATTTGAAGTCCTGTAATATACTTTTAACTCATCTTGATCTCCCAACCATTCTACCATTGCATGATAAAATTTCAATATTACATCACTTACTGAAGCCAAATCAATTTCAGGACTTATAAGTTTTGTTGTTGAACTTGTAAAACTACCTAAATACAATAATGCATTATAATTTCCACCATGAGTGCTAGCTGGATTACTAGAATGACCTCCATTCTGATATGTCCAGTCAGTAGTTCCTATAACATTTTCTTGTGTCCATTCTGAAGGAATACTTCCACCATTTTCAAAATCTTCATTAAATAATAGATCACGATTTTTTGAACCATAGACAACAGTTGCTGAGTAATTTAGTGTTTCTTCACCATCATTGCCAATAAACAATGTGTCCAATATTGTATTGTCTTTACTTGAAATCTTAGAGAAAGA contains:
- a CDS encoding choice-of-anchor J domain-containing protein; amino-acid sequence: GQSQIYELTFTPTISGPYNNNLIITSNDPDNPTNYLAVTGSGLNPCEITVNPKSFSKISSKDNTILDTLFIGNDGEETLNYSATVVYGSKNRDLLFNEDFENGGSIPSEWTQENVIGTTDWTYQNGGHSSNPASTHGGNYNALLYLGSFTSSTTKLISPEIDLASVSDVILKFYHAMVEWLGDQDELKVYYRTSNGSSWNLLQTYSTNTTDWTLREITLPDPSSTYYIAFEGITNYGYGVCIDDVQITGTIGASYNWITLNGGSSVNGSIPGSNPTDEILVEFDSNGLADSTYNADIVITSNDTDDSPYTVPTTLIITSAPTPPTSVVFADNPDDNGGLILLTYTVSIDDPFYIGTGGNCAEVTDYYVYRSIDPVPSADTTWTVIDNWEPESTGSNYRTRLISSIGSDSIYAYRICSVFNPSKTKNSADKIVGKHIRSFQSEWVYGSAAARDNLPAYADMKVFLEGPYIAGGTMNNYGLTLPTISPYNSEDIGALPNVVDRTLIDWIYIELRTTETGETVKEANAFVLDNGMIVNTEGNHNLPFYYTTDIEYYIVIHHRNHLGIMSAITYTFGDFANQATSIDLTTSGSVWDEGFKQVETDVYAMYAGDANNNGQIQTSDKNDYWNVQVGQAGYIESDFNLNGQVQTSDVNDKWQYNVGASSKVPY
- a CDS encoding AAA family ATPase produces the protein MDRIVIIGTSCSGKTTLARKLSEILHIPHIELDTLFWKKNWQIEKRNRFREKVSRVVKKNQWVIDGNFSIVRDLVWKRADTIIWLDYPFHVIFTQALIRSIKRIITKEKLFADNVESIKQTFFSKNSILYWIIVSHWDYKRTYTRLLRHSKKEVIILKSTREKNEFVRRLES